CGTAAATGATTAAGACGGAGAAGATGACGCGGCCCGTCTTGGACAGCCTCTGCCGGTCGTCGTGCACTATTTATCAAGGTCGGCGtcggtaataataatgattacacGGCTATGGTGCTTTAGTTTAATTTGtggcgtgtgtgtgtgtgaaattTAATGGGCACGACGATGGCATTAAACGTTTCGCGTAAAacgtatcatttttttttccgatGTCTCCCATCTGATCGGTCCGATCGCGATTTTATTTTCGACtagaaaaccataatattattatactgaccTCTGAGGAAGAAAATTACAAAcgataatgtgtataatattatattaaattattattttattttatacacgaaCACCATAAACGTCGTGACTTCCTGCAACTGCACCTGCAGTAGTCCGTCCgagttgtattttgtattgcaCGCGTTTCTGTTGCGGCATTTTCGATCGACCGGCAGAGAGTACCCATACCGATTGCGGTGTTGTTATACTGTTTACAGGAAAGTCGGTATAATTATCGCGTGTACAGCACCAAAAGGGGatattattgcttttattgcatttttcaataattccgtcatttttttttccaacaaCACGTCTACGCAGTATAGAATCTACGGTATTGTACACAagcagtatacaatataagagCTATTTATTGCTCAAGTACGGTAAGCGCTCGACCGAATTAGAACGAGGCTATATGgcgttgttatttttattattttaccatttatacCTAGACcgatgaataaaaaacaataacgtttatattgtattataatgtatatgaataataaaaaaaaaaaaaaatagtcaaaacacattgtatttaaaatctaatttttttttatttccatttttcttcatttttaacaagttcttaattttaataatttatacaatttatttttacatatacatagataacgaaaataaaataaaattacaattacgtCTTAccataataaagtaatataatattaaatgaaatacagTATGTACAATGCTATTACTGGCCGAGTCCCTATAACttaaagaatgaaaaaaaaaaaataataataacaatttatcaatattaaaaatgtaataatattaaatcttacGAAATATTACgtagctataaaaataatattcatattatattattacaatatgttttgCATAGACGACGAGCTATAACTACAATAACACACGAGACCCgttcgtttaaattattattcagtttttataatattctataatcgaaatagaaatagtaaaataatattataaatatcggtTTTAACTACACTacgtatctaataataatcgtaataataataataataataataataaaaataataataataataatgatgataataataataataataaaataatgtatgcaGTTTGTCTCATTCGgtcttaagaaaaataaattactgctTTGTTGaccacacattataatatatgtaacataaaaatacggGTAATAAATTACGGGTGTGGGCCTAgggtgtatgtgtgtatttatatatatattgttataatatgcacaATATGCGTTGTAGCGAAGACAGCCGCCCACCGGCATTGTTACCGAGTGTGACAAACTCCTATTGTCTTTGACGCGAGATGTGCCCACtgcagtatttatttatttttttcttcccgTTTTGTTTTCGTCTTCTAAACCCGAAATGGACAACAGGGTTACCGCAATGTAAACACGCGCACACCACACCGCATAGTAACCGTATAACCggtatatagtaatatcacCTATGAGTGCGTATATGTATGTTCACCGAGCCCGAAGTACGCGTGCTCCCCCCCACCCAAGCCGCGAGATTAAATTCGAATCGCGGCGTCGTTCGTTATTTGGGCACTTCGCAAGCCTTTACGAatcggttattttttttcattttttttttacttcgtttttttttctctatacAATGACTAGGACGAtgccaacaaaaaaaaaaaataaaaatttcaataaaaaaaaaaattctactttCGGACGCGACGACAACGGTGTAAGCGTCACACAGCTCGTACAGCAGTGATATAGGTGGTACTAATAGTAGATAGTAGTAGTAgttgtagtagtagtagtggtATAGGTAGTATAGTAGCTGCAAGGTTCCTCTTCCGCGGAAGCGATGTGTCGTCGTATGCGCGCCGGTCATCAGTCGAACGAGACTTCGGCCGTCCGTTTGGTGAGGTCCAGCGGCGACGGCGGTAGCGTCGTGGCCGTGGCCGCGGCCTCCGGGTCGTCGGTCACCGAGTGCCGTCCGCCGGCGGATTGGGGCGCGTGCGGCGGCGACCTGTTGTACTTGGCGGCCGTGGTCTTCAGCGACAGGTCGATGGGGTATTCCTGTTCGACGGCCACGCCGCCCGGCGCCGGGCTGGACAGCAGCAGATCGCCGCCGGCGGCCGTGCGACCCGCGGCCACGGCTGCGTGCCAGCCGGCCGCCGCCATGGACAGCGTCAGGCCGCCGCCCACGAACGGCGTCAACCCGGGCCGGGTGACGGACAGCGGGTAGTACGGCGAGTGGAAACCGGAAACGGGCGACGAGCCGACGGTGGCCGACGACGGGCTGACCGACATCCGGATGCGTTTCGCGTCACCGGAACCGGTGGACGAAGCGGACGGCGACGTGGACAGCTGACGGAACGCGGGCGGTGTACCGCCGGTGGTGCAGGACGGGCTGCGGTGGTGGTGCCGGAGCACGGGACTGGCGGTCTTGCGGCGGTGATGGTTGCTGCCGCGGTTGTCCTCGTCGTCGGGCATGGACGAGCCGCCCGAATCGTCGGAAGCGGAAGGCCGGCGCCGACGACGGCGTCCGCCCTTTGGCGAGTCTTCGTCCTCGTTGTTGTTGTCGTTGCGTTCGCCGTcgtcttcgtcgtcgtcgtcacgGCGACGACGTCCGCCgcaatcgtcgtcgtcgtcgtcttcttcgtcgtcatcgtcgtaaCGGTGACGGTGTCTTCGGTCGACGCCGTTGTTGTTAAggttgttgctgctgctgttgttgttgttgtgatGACGGTTCCGGTGGTGGTGGTGATGTTGGTGGTGGTGTACGCCCATGATGGCGTCCGCTTGGCGCCGGCAGGACGCGTCGTCCTGGACGGCGGCCGTCATCAGTGCCGCGGCAGCGCCGTAACCGTTGAGTCGGGCCTGCAGGAACTTATCGGTGGTCAGGAAATGGTGGCCGGGGTGCACCAGACCGGCCGGATACAGTGGCGAACCGAACGGCGGCGGTTGCGACTGATGGTGCGGCGGCTGCTGCTGTTGGTGATGCGGTGACGAGCGAGTGCTGCCGTTGTGGTGCTGGTGATGATGGTGCGGTTGGTGGTGACCGACGGCCGCTGCGGCCGCCGCTGCGTTTTGGTCCTGCAGCAGGCAATGGATCTTGAACCAATTGGACCGGCGGCCGTACCGCGACCCGCTCTTAGACATGCCGACCAAGAGGCATTTGCGCAACCTGCACGCCTTGCACGACGTCCTGTTCTTCTTGTTGATCACGCACTCGCCGTTGTTCTTGCATTCCGATATCGAACTCAGGTTGTTGTAAGTCCGTCCAAAAAACgactgcaaaaaaaaaaaacgaagtttataaatatatttaggtatatataatttatgaatagttATATCGAcatggtgtataatattatatattaagtatgtttatttttattgcgacAAGTCACGGATTTAAATGCAAACGTATTATTTCTATCCGAATGCTCATACTTAtatgacatttataatacaatctaAAAaggtaacttttatttttttggcgattgttgaattttttaatgaccGTTGCACATTTTTTGCACGcaattaaatgcataattcACGGTTTGTAATAACCGAAGAGCGTTCATCGAATCCTATAAGCCATTTTTTGATGTTTCGTGTTTCTAGTATACGGGATCATTTCAATTCGctcctattattaaaattatcatttatcatctaTGGGTCATCACGCGGAGAGcgatttagtaaaaaaaacattgaacgATTAGGCGTAACTAATCGTATAcgaataagttaataaaataacaagtggtatttttatatactgggatattttcgtgattttgttagtaaagatataatattacaacgaACGGAAAAAAAAGTGAGCGCgcgatattgtaataatattgaatgggTACCAGCTATGTGTTTATATACGTTTTGAccggaaaataataatatatgtaatatactcgATGAGGGCGTGTCCGCCGTGGCTCCGAGCTATATGAGTCCGCTCCACACAGCAGATACTTTGCTGACATTATTCCCACGAatacacataggtacatagatatatataatattgtaatattatttcgacCGACGGCGGCGAACGTTATTAAAAACGATAGATCACACGGTCGatatattgtgtatgtgtgtgtctTCGTGCGCCAAAAcgatagtatataggtacggaGACTTAACCCGGCCGCGATAGGCATCTAAAGACTAATGAGTCacatctatatatacatattacacgtttataatatatattgtgtgtgcGTGCGTACTAAATACGAATCGGTATTAATCATAAATCTTCGTATCGCGATCGAATGAATGAATGTTATGTAGCCCATACAACTGTTTAgcgtatacctattatgtgtgtctgtgtgtgtTTGGATCGAATGCACTTACGGTTTACGtgagcacatattatattatattgaatggcCGACGAAAACAGcacaattataactataatatacacacgcataatgtaagatatatatatatattatatataagcatTATTCGGCTATTAAATGTACCTCGAGGGTTAAGTATACGTGAGATACCGTTGTACGGCTAAAacgtattagttattatatgacCGAAAAACAATTTGTGATTTGTATAATACGAATGACCGCCGTCGCTTTGGAAACGGGTACGAGTAATCGTTCTGACGGTTTAGGCATGACGGGTGTTTGGGAAAACACAATACGCCGGTGAGAGGGTAAATCGCAGTGACGCACCTGTGTGGGGGAGGAGCAACAGGGGATTTGCTTTTTAATACatgattaatgaaatatagtttaatgtaaaattttcgTTTTCATTCTTCGATATTatcagttaaacattttttttatatcatttatcaaaTTCAATACGTGAATCGCTATAATCCCAAAGAAGTAATAACGGTTCTTGGATGGACGAGATTGAGTCTTCTTTATATCGTGCTCGACGTGCTCGTAATCGAATACCTAATCATATATAGtttcaaatatctgtattcGTGATTCGACCAAGCAGTAATAGGCATTAGGTACTGTGTTTGTTTAGTGTTTCGAGCTCTTATCGCATTAAATATCGAGTAAagtaagatatttaatatattgccCCCAATCCCTGAAAACATCCCCAAGTTTGATTGGGATTGGCGAATGTTATCCCGATCGAAAGtcgtttttaaacaaaatatgcaGGGTGGTTTAGatcctataatattgtattgtaaatttttctaGGAGAACGAACGTTGTGGGTATAGATGTTAAATAACTGTGTTCGATTAAAGTCATCAAACACGTTCCTGGAAGTAAATTTGTGCCaccacatttatataaatatgaagagCAAGATATAGGTATTTGTTGTGAAAtcgatatttatgtaataaatatttttattatctcgGGTGAGACGCGCGCGTATGTGGTTTGtccatataatacgtatattataatggttttgaaaataaatatcactTTTATTTCGTGTCTGTGCGGTCGACGAGAAGAGTGAGCGTATAAGTGGTAGCGACGAAGGTAAAAAAAACGAGAGTGGATGAAGACTATAAAATTCTTGTGGGTCCGTAAATATACCGTACGGAGCTGACGCAACggtactaaatataattataaatgtatgttcattgtgtttgaacaattttaaatatttccgaCCTGCAGTGcataattattctatactCTTTATTTGACCATAATGGTTgtacagttttttatttagcatcatataatattataaattacagacACACACATACCACGCGTCACCAAACGGTTGTACACAATatagaaatatgaaaaaaacgcTATATTCGCAGGATCGGCACCTGCAcctgcattaaaatattatattatttgtgttaccGCGGAATGGATGCTCTTGGGTTCCGGGAATATCTCGGAGAGCGCGCGGAGAAAGAGACGGAGGAAACGATGAGAGTCAACTCGGTCCTTACAACTCCATTTGCACATAAAagcaatttgtaaataatggtGAATTAGTTAGGTCGCCGATAGAGCTGATGGCAGAGAGCGAATAAAGAGAGACAGCATCGGCAACAGGATGAATgctgcaatatattataccatgtaatattattatatggcccattatataggtaggttgtAAAATGCTCGCGCCaggtttcattttatttatattttttcatccgcattattattattattttcaatcggTTTGACATTTGTCTcacgtgtgtgtataataataataatataatactacacacacacacaacgtatatatatataccctaCACCGCTATAGATGTAGGCGAAGATGCCGCATTCCGCGTCGACCTGCAGACCGCACCACAACTGGACCATCACTGATGAAAACCAACCGGTATATACACGAcgcataggtattatacacgtatattatatatatacatacataaagaCGCTCGCagttgacattttattattattatattgttgttgttgttttttttttataactcttTCCCTACTCTTTTTTCGGTCCGCcttaatacataacaatataatatcatctcgatgacgataataataataataataatagtgaaaaaATAGAAAGTCACACGACGGCCCGGCCGGCCGGCACGcggtaataataacattacattGGTCAAATAAATCGTGTCACGAAATTAACTCGATCTTATATGAAGCGTACCTATACGCATCGGAGGCGGTAGGTACGTGTAGGTACACGCGAGCGAGTGAGTTATCTAACGATCGGCCACCGCGTCTTTttcttctatataataatattataaaatatattatatggtcggTATACGAAGCGCAGCGTGGTCGAGATACCCGCGAGAGACATTCGTCCACGGCGGGCATTGCGCAACAAACGTCGTCTTATccgaaataattgtaataatattcgtgaataaaattattattgtgcaatATTATGCATGTGCAAGTACGAGGCGTTCGTATTTCGTGCCAGCCATCGGCGGCACTGCAGGTCGGTGTGCAGTCACATTCGTCGTTTGTGAATCCGCGTAAATCCGCCGGACAAAcgcgataataaatattaataatttggcaCACGTCGTCATACGACGTTACCTTCTCCTCTTCGATGAGTTCGATGTCACTAGGACGAGTGGGACGACGGCGGTCGACAAATCGCGCACGAGACACTCCACCGCAACGcgtaaatattgtcataaaatatgtgtttggAACACGgtatatcacaatattaatattatgtgtacgtgTCGGAACGgaaataataacgtttttcGATCGCCATAATGGATAGCGATTGTTTTTACGGCCGACCGAGCACGGCGGAGGTCTCGATGTAATGCGTGTACGGTATAGTGTATAGTATCTACACAGTAGACTCTCGGCGATCCGGCTGCAAATGTCAGGCTCGAAAACTGCCCAGGATTAACGAAAGCGCCGAATTGCAGGAGTTGGGATTTTATTTATCGAAAAAtcttaatgaatttaattggAACACATGAACGATACACATAATAGAACATTTTGGTTTCTTATCGCGTTGAATCGATCTTTCGCGATGATggtgtaaaaaaatcattttttgttttcctcGTTTGGAACGATATTTTTAAGACTTTTCCTCGTATATAGTAGTCGCGTTTAAGCgagaatagtaaaattaaaatatagccgGATTACCGGACACGTATACCGGATTATCGCACGGCCGGATTAACGAGAgtctactgtataatattaccgtATAATTAACgatatacatcaaaatatatacggCGTCGCGCGTCTTAGTCGagaaacgataataattatgccgACGAtgattatgtaggtacctattatggTTGAGGTGATAAAAAGGTCTTGTAATCGATTATTGTTTGCCTAGCCGCGAGGCGTGTACGTgtactatcatattatattgttttttgtcgCGTATATAATAGCTATAAAACACAGTAAAAGCCTGCGATGACCAATAGGACAAGACGTGCAATGCGTGTGGCGGGGTGGCGGAGTGCGACAGCGGAGATTGcactttcttattttttatgtacacttGTCGCAGTGATGATTCGGAGGAGAAAGATCCGACTTTGTCGAATTCGCCGTGTACTATGTATTCATTACACGCCTAAGTGTTacgattttcataattaatttcgtTACTCACTTTGCAGCCTTCGCAAGTAAAAGCCCCGAAGTGGAAACCGGCGGCTGGTTCCCCGCAAACTTTGCACTGTTGATtcatctgtaaaaaaaaaaaaaatcaaataaataaccgagtaaataaaatgtaaaacaattttttttttaaaacgccagataaaatatcataatatccgACCAAACAAGGATGTGGCGCGCGGGCGTCATATCCCCGAACAACGTTATACTAGCACGcatcataatatatcgtttttaCATCGCTGAACGATATACGTTATTATGATCGATAGATACGGCCAAGGAAACCTACTGATATGATATTGGGTTggcattaacatattattgtcattaatactaccgtatcataatatattacccgTTACGCGCAATAATGATGGCAAATTGCAGGTACACGTTCGCGTTTTGTCAGAATCGCGGACTATCACTAAACTCATGATTGTTTTGTACAGGTACTATATCGTTTCTGTCTCgatgaacattattttacaagcGAGCCCGTTGCGGATTACAAATGGTTGtcgatatttcataatatacgatattatatttcccGTAATATAGAACGAGAGGTTAGGACAATACTTTTTTGTCACGCTGACTAATTGAGATTAATACCCATCCATACGCGGGATGATCGGTAACATCGTCAGCCGAGTGTTTCCTGCTCCTACATGTACATTATGCCAAATCGATTTTCGCCCATTTTGCTTAGACgagtaataattaacaacgttattaattaggtattataatacgtgtgCACAATTGCTCCGAGTCACGAAATAATTAggtgttattatttcattactgCTACTGATGGAGTTCTCCCTTCCTCGTATACAGTCTCTAATAACCTTCGCTCATATCTTAAACgccaataatcataatatataatattgtggagGGGGGTGAGTACCCGTTGTTTACGTAAAAATCCGTAGTCATTGTTGACggtattcattgtaaaatgtagATACGTGCGTGCGCGTCTTATATCGGCTACTTATAATAATCCATACCGCTACGGCGCAgcaaatatattcataatatagggCCATCCGCAGACGACTTTCGCCTGCAGTGACTAGAGTCGCCGCGCAGTGTCGTCGAGATTTATTCGATTTTTGGACAGTCGTCTGgatgttatattattcgtaATACGTTTGAAAtgcgcaatataatattatataaacctaaCCTATCGGTTGATATCGACATGATTTGCGAGGGTTTCGTCGGAAAACGAGGCATCGGTGCAGTCGttaatgaacattttactGCGTCCATGCGCGCTCGCAACACGGTGTCGCCGGCCGGGGACGaggttaattaaattttatgtagcTGCGCGAATAAGCGAAGACTGTGAAATATCTGAACGGCGGCATCTGTATATAGCTATAGTGGGTGCGTAGGCGATATCGTGGGTCGTCTCGTATTCTCCCGAGATTATTTTTTCTCGAGAGATGCACCAGCCCACCCAAGACACGGTGCTCTCGAGACGCTACCGGAACGGAAGACTCTCCGgacacacatatataaattgtgttaaattaaCGGTCGTCATCATCGATCGCTATCGAACGCGAGGTTTATATAACGTGGAAAAGAAGTCGGCTGCACaggacaataatatatttataaaatataataatatatatcgagTCGGTTATCCAACTCCCCACTCTGTgtactatacacaatataggtatgtataacagtgcattattatatcgtatattatataggaaccTGCGCacgtaacaatataatattattatcgtcgtgaTATTATTTCGGTTGCTCTCAGTcctatattgttgtataacaCACGCGCGCGTATGAGATCGAATTTACCACTCGGACAgtgaatttttatgtatattatattatattattatatattacacacgtTTAAAAAGATGACACCGGCCGCGACCGGTTTCGTCCGTCGCACGAATTGGCTGGCTTCCTAATTCAGAAGCGGgcttacgatattatatatacataatattatgtacatacacgtatatatatatggtatatattttaagtacatgATACTATACGAGCACACACCCGCGACCGAATGCCTTCTTCGACACGACGCGATCTCTTGCGCGTGTCTACTATCGTATATACGACGTCAACGGCAGCAGAgacgcatattattttttttattttattttttttttattattaatcgcccgtatacatgataataatattatatacagtcgTCTGACGTTcgtattattcaaatagtagatcaattatttatttgctgCGTGTGCGTTTTTCCTCCGGAACAACGGCGACTACgctatattttttacgtaatACATCTCCACCGCCGTGTGCGCGTGGCCACACGCGAGGTACGCATACTCGGGACAcacattatatacgtataatattatttacgcgATCACGGGCGAATCGGATCCGAGTTGAATTCGTCGTCACCGGACCCGACTTCTTAAACACCTTTAGAATCGTCCATCAACATAATTATAGCGCGTCTTCTGTATAGCGTATATACCAGTATgatataggttaggtttatATTGCGTATATCCCGAgggacgacgacgacgcgaGTCTTCGATCGATTAGGAATCTGTCaggttaactataaaatattacacactCGAATAATTCTTTTGGACAAAAAAAACCCCGAATCTTGTAAATTTTCTGTAAAACCGCCAGTCGGTTTGCAGGGGGAGATAGTTTCTCCCCGTCCACTGCGATGCAGTTTTACAGaacaaatggtttttaaaacgTCAAATGAGATTGCAGTATCTATCCCttatttatacgtaatatatgttagtcgacgacgacgattattgattaatatttttgctgTCAAAGCGATtttcatactatttattattgttattttaacccaGAGGTATTCCGCCGTTacaataaaacacattataatattataataatatgggtaAATACTCTTCTTTGTGTAAATCGATGACGGAGACGGTGCAACTGCAGAATTTTGGTCGACGATCAGATTGCTCAACGCGATAAAAACGAGAGCACATTCGCACAGACGGACGAGGCTCTTCCCGTCCAGCGGTTTTATCGAAACACACGCACACGATGGCGTGATTTGGCAACGTGCCGCAAACGGTTTTCTCGAACGGCAGCTGCCCAAACTTAATCAAAGTCATCCGCCTAATCCCCCGGAACAATATTAACTCGCTCTTTCTCTGTCGgtcttctgtttttttttcggatGCACCACGTCTTTTTGTCATTGACAAATTAaccgtaaatatatatacgcgaGCTGACCCTATCCCGAGATCCTCGAAACTCCTTTTGCCACCGTCCCCtacaatatacacacacgagtattatatacattattatgagcACCCGATcatcattaatattgtagACGTGTTTTGCAAAACCACTTCAGTCGTCATCgtcgtttatataatattatatataatgttcttattcattcttcttcttctttattatttttttttcgagtgTGAAAGGGATGCGTGTCGCCCGTCCATTGTTCTCCGACGCGTATATAAGGTAACAcggaccatattattattattgttatatgtatacaaaataaaaaattacggtACTCGAATGTGCAAAAGAGCTGATGGTATATTGCAGTACGTGTACACATAAACAATCTGTCACTGGCGGCGAGAAGAAAATGCGAAGGGATAAagtgtcgtcgtcgtcggccaGTATCGGCggcttttattattactgttattaataatattatcctaaGCGCCCGTGACCGGTGAGAACGTTATATCCTTGTgaacggtatattataataatataatactgtgtatactgtatatacatACTTCGTATATTCTGCAGTGTTGCGTTGTTATCGCCTCGACAAAACCGTTATTTGCGCACATCATACATATAAGATCTacgtgtttgttt
The DNA window shown above is from Aphis gossypii isolate Hap1 chromosome 2, ASM2018417v2, whole genome shotgun sequence and carries:
- the LOC126550388 gene encoding transcription initiation factor TFIID subunit 1-like gives rise to the protein MNQQCKVCGEPAAGFHFGAFTCEGCKSFFGRTYNNLSSISECKNNGECVINKKNRTSCKACRLRKCLLVGMSKSGSRYGRRSNWFKIHCLLQDQNAAAAAAAVGHHQPHHHHQHHNGSTRSSPHHQQQQPPHHQSQPPPFGSPLYPAGLVHPGHHFLTTDKFLQARLNGYGAAAALMTAAVQDDASCRRQADAIMGVHHHQHHHHHRNRHHNNNNSSSNNLNNNGVDRRHRHRYDDDDEEDDDDDDCGGRRRRDDDDEDDGERNDNNNEDEDSPKGGRRRRRRPSASDDSGGSSMPDDEDNRGSNHHRRKTASPVLRHHHRSPSCTTGGTPPAFRQLSTSPSASSTGSGDAKRIRMSVSPSSATVGSSPVSGFHSPYYPLSVTRPGLTPFVGGGLTLSMAAAGWHAAVAAGRTAAGGDLLLSSPAPGGVAVEQEYPIDLSLKTTAAKYNRSPPHAPQSAGGRHSVTDDPEAAATATTLPPSPLDLTKRTAEVSFD